The genomic region AAAAAGCCGATGACCATGGCAAATACCGGGGAAATTACCCAGCTTAGAACTACTGCGGCGAGTTTGCCCCAGTTGATCACCGAAAATCCGCCGGCCATGATGCCAAAGCCGATCATGGCCCCCACGATAGAATGGGTGGTGGAGACGGGTAGTGATTTCCAGGTGGCAAAAGATACCCACAAAGCAGCAGCCAGCAGAGCGGATAACGCGCCAATCAGCGCCATATGTGGGTCGGTAAGAATATCAGTTGAAACGATTCCTTTGCGGATCGTTTTAGTGACATGCGAACCAATAAAAACAGCGCCGACAATATTTAAAATTCCGGCAATGAATATGGCCTGCCGAATCGTGATCGCTTTGGCGCCGACCGCAGATGCCATTGAATTGGCCACATCATTGGCACCTATATTCCAGGCCATGTAAAATCCGAAAATGTATCCGATGATCAGTACGGTGTATTCAGATCCCATGCTCTTGTTCTATACGTGAGTCACTGTCTTTAGTAGAAATGTCGGTTATTTATCTCAGCTTTTAGGCAGGTCCATTCGTCAGTTTTCAATATTTTCCTGAATGGTTGAAATGGTTGGCGAGGCAATAGCATGTTGGGTGCGGTAAATCAATGATAAACCGCAGTCTCGGTATAAAATCACTAAATTAAAATTTATACAATGATTTTATATGGTTAAAATAGGATTGGCTGCTACACACGCGCTATTTAATCATGAGGGCTGAATATAAGTGCAGCGTAGCCGGCTTTGAAATGACTTTGAATTGTGACTAAACTTTTTGAGGAATGTGAATGCTAAAGTGGCTGCCTTCACCGAGCTTGCTGTCAACTGTAACATGCCCACCGTGGGCCTGGGCAATATGTTTAACAATGGCCAGCCCCAGGCCGGTGCCACCCATGCTGCGGCTGCGCGCCTTGTCGACCCGATAGAAGCGCTCAAAGAGGCGCGGCAGATGCTTTTGGGCAATGCCGATACCCTGGTCCTGAACACTGAGGATCATCTCGTTTCCCTGGTGATGGGACTTGACATGAATCGTACTTCCCGGTTCACTGAATTTAATGGCATTATCAAGCAGATTCACCACCGCCTGCTCGATCAAGGCGGGGTCCAATAAGGCAGTGGTGTCTTTTTCACAGTCAAGGTTAATATGGATATTTTGTTTTTCGGCTTTTGGTCGGCACAATTGGATAGCGGCTTGAAACACATCCGCAATTTTAACTGACTCAAATTGAATTTCTTTCTTATCGTCTTCCTGCTCAATTCGTGACAGCGCCAACAAATCTTCGATAATGGCATCCAAGCGGTCTACGTGTTTTTGAATAATACCCAGGAAGCGTTCCTTTTCCTGTTTCTTTTCAACTTTGCCCTGCTGCAAGGTTTCGACAAATCCTTTAATGGCGGTCAGGGGCGTTTTGATTTCATGTGAGACGTTGGCCACAAAATCGCGCCGCATGTTTTCCAGGCGCCTCAGCTTGGTTACATCGTGAAATACTACCAAAGTGCCGATTTGATCTTGATTTGCGTC from Desulfobacterales bacterium harbors:
- a CDS encoding inorganic phosphate transporter is translated as MGSEYTVLIIGYIFGFYMAWNIGANDVANSMASAVGAKAITIRQAIFIAGILNIVGAVFIGSHVTKTIRKGIVSTDILTDPHMALIGALSALLAAALWVSFATWKSLPVSTTHSIVGAMIGFGIMAGGFSVINWGKLAAVVLSWVISPVFAMVIGF